The Streptomyces luteogriseus genome includes a window with the following:
- a CDS encoding metallophosphoesterase family protein: MGRGHHVDATDAPLSPSRDGRLLAVSDLHVRHEQNRDIVRNLRPGSPDDWLLVAGDVGESVADVTWALKQLRDRFARVIWVPGNHELWTAPDDPEELGGERKYRHLVDVCRTLGIDTPEDPYPVWHGAGGPAVIVPLFLLYDYSFRPPGAFSKAHALRLADEAGVVCTDEFLLSPAPYPSREAWCRARIAETLPRLDALPDGLPTVLVNHFPLVRDPLHILRHPEFALWCGTTATADWHLRYRAAAVVYGHLHIPRTLRCDGVPHHEVSLGYPREWQRFPRPAQWPVPVLGSSPVAAPVTIPS, from the coding sequence GTGGGCCGAGGTCACCACGTCGATGCCACCGACGCTCCCCTTTCCCCCTCCCGTGACGGCCGCCTGCTCGCCGTCAGCGACCTGCACGTACGCCATGAGCAGAACCGCGACATCGTACGGAACCTGCGCCCCGGGTCCCCCGACGACTGGCTGCTCGTCGCCGGTGACGTGGGCGAGTCCGTCGCGGACGTCACGTGGGCCCTGAAGCAGCTGCGTGACCGGTTCGCCCGCGTGATCTGGGTTCCCGGCAACCACGAGCTGTGGACCGCACCCGATGACCCGGAGGAGCTGGGTGGTGAGAGGAAGTACCGCCATCTGGTCGACGTCTGCCGCACGTTGGGCATCGACACCCCCGAGGACCCCTACCCCGTATGGCACGGCGCGGGCGGCCCGGCCGTCATCGTCCCGCTCTTCCTGCTCTACGACTACAGCTTCAGGCCCCCTGGCGCCTTCTCCAAGGCCCACGCACTGCGCCTGGCCGACGAGGCCGGCGTGGTCTGCACGGACGAGTTCCTGCTGTCCCCCGCCCCGTACCCCAGCCGCGAGGCGTGGTGCCGGGCTCGCATCGCCGAGACACTGCCCCGGCTGGACGCGCTGCCCGACGGTCTGCCCACCGTCCTGGTCAACCACTTCCCCCTGGTCCGCGACCCGCTCCACATCCTGCGCCACCCCGAGTTCGCCCTGTGGTGCGGCACCACCGCCACCGCCGACTGGCACCTGAGGTACCGGGCCGCCGCCGTGGTGTACGGCCACCTGCACATCCCCCGCACCCTGCGATGTGACGGCGTGCCGCACCACGAGGTGTCCCTGGGCTATCCCAGGGAATGGCAGCGGTTCCCCCGCCCCGCCCAATGGCCGGTCCCCGTCCTGGGCTCCTCACCCGTCGCCGCACCGGTCACGATCCCCTCCTGA
- a CDS encoding methylmalonyl-CoA mutase family protein, whose protein sequence is MSGCESAVQANARLRHLVGGGARELAVGFDTPTRTGLDSPAPAAFGLVGHRGVPVDSIDDMRVLLGGLPLARITVSLAADACAAPLLVLYRLVAEEHGAPAGRLAGSVGNDVLTELLLADPGPFPLRASLRLARDVCAYGLAELPRWRCLTVRGHRLAGAGADPTQEIAFTVAAGAEYLLAAAAAGLDPAAVAARTALCVAAARTGRGTRAKLRVVRRLWADTVHARLGPAPTPRLHVVVPGHTLTAAPASAGLEAAVADLLDRVGRLGGLLAVLERHRGPELFGVHGAGRPAPHPRLARPWTSSHAVRALQTERLAKLRAWRVQPAVDEALLRLCRAAQGDGNILHPLREALASRATLGEVCTVLRETWAPNPRPSPTEP, encoded by the coding sequence GTGAGCGGCTGTGAGAGTGCCGTACAGGCGAACGCCCGGCTGCGGCACCTGGTCGGCGGCGGCGCCCGCGAGCTTGCGGTGGGCTTCGACACGCCCACCCGAACCGGCCTCGACTCGCCGGCACCGGCCGCCTTCGGCCTGGTCGGCCACCGGGGCGTGCCCGTCGACTCCATCGACGACATGCGGGTGCTGCTGGGCGGGCTGCCGCTGGCCCGCATCACGGTGTCCCTGGCCGCCGACGCCTGCGCGGCACCGCTCCTCGTCCTGTACCGGCTCGTCGCCGAGGAGCACGGGGCGCCGGCCGGCCGGCTGGCGGGAAGCGTCGGCAACGACGTCCTGACGGAGCTCCTGCTGGCCGACCCCGGCCCGTTCCCGCTGCGGGCGTCCCTGCGGCTCGCACGGGACGTGTGCGCCTACGGCCTGGCCGAGCTGCCCCGCTGGCGATGTCTGACCGTCCGGGGCCACCGGCTCGCGGGCGCCGGAGCGGACCCCACCCAGGAGATCGCCTTCACCGTCGCGGCCGGCGCCGAGTACCTGCTGGCCGCGGCCGCGGCCGGCCTGGATCCCGCTGCCGTCGCCGCCCGTACGGCGCTGTGCGTCGCCGCCGCCCGCACCGGGCGCGGCACCCGGGCCAAGCTGCGCGTCGTACGCCGGTTGTGGGCCGATACGGTCCACGCCCGCCTCGGCCCGGCCCCCACCCCACGCCTGCACGTGGTCGTCCCCGGCCACACCCTCACCGCGGCGCCGGCGTCGGCCGGCCTCGAAGCGGCGGTGGCCGACCTGCTGGACCGCGTCGGACGACTCGGCGGGCTGCTCGCGGTCCTGGAGCGGCACCGCGGCCCCGAGCTGTTCGGCGTCCACGGCGCCGGCCGGCCCGCGCCCCACCCCCGCCTGGCCCGTCCCTGGACGTCGTCGCACGCCGTGCGGGCCCTTCAGACCGAGCGTCTGGCCAAGCTCCGCGCCTGGCGTGTCCAGCCCGCCGTGGACGAGGCCCTCCTGCGGCTGTGCAGGGCCGCGCAGGGCGACGGGAACATCCTCCACCCGCTACGAGAGGCCTTGGCGTCCCGGGCCACCCTCGGCGAGGTCTGCACCGTACTGCGCGAGACCTGGGCGCCCAACCCCCGGCCCTCCCCCACCGAGCCGTAG
- a CDS encoding thioesterase II family protein, which produces MSTPHVDENLWVRQFHPAPAAATRLVCFPHAGGSAPYFLPVSKALSPGVDVLAIQYPGRQDRRQEKCVDNIADLADAVTAELLPWTDRPLVLFGHSMGATLAFEVALRLERKDIVPLALFASGRRAPSRYRDERVHQRSDDEIIQELKALSGTSSEVLGNEEILRMAMPAIRGDYTAAETYRHTGGARLSAPIHVHYGTEDPRVSREEAEAWAEHTSGRFDIQSHPGGHFYLNDEGPRVIEAIARVCSAATT; this is translated from the coding sequence GTGAGTACCCCCCACGTGGACGAGAATCTGTGGGTGCGTCAATTCCACCCTGCCCCGGCCGCGGCGACCAGGCTCGTCTGCTTCCCCCACGCCGGTGGATCCGCCCCGTACTTCCTCCCGGTCTCCAAGGCCCTGAGTCCAGGGGTCGACGTACTGGCCATCCAGTACCCGGGGCGGCAGGACCGCCGCCAGGAGAAGTGCGTCGACAACATCGCCGACCTGGCCGACGCGGTGACGGCGGAGCTGCTGCCTTGGACGGACCGGCCGCTGGTGCTCTTCGGGCACAGCATGGGAGCCACGCTCGCCTTCGAGGTGGCCCTGCGGCTGGAACGCAAGGACATCGTGCCTCTCGCGCTGTTCGCCTCGGGCCGGCGGGCGCCTTCGCGGTACCGCGACGAGCGCGTGCACCAGCGCAGCGACGACGAGATCATCCAGGAGCTGAAGGCTCTGAGCGGGACCAGCTCCGAGGTCCTCGGCAACGAGGAGATCCTGCGGATGGCGATGCCGGCCATCCGCGGTGACTACACGGCCGCCGAGACCTACCGGCACACCGGCGGGGCGCGGCTTTCCGCGCCGATCCACGTGCACTACGGCACGGAGGATCCCCGAGTCAGCCGCGAGGAGGCGGAGGCCTGGGCGGAGCACACCAGCGGCCGCTTCGACATCCAGTCCCATCCGGGCGGGCACTTCTACCTCAACGACGAGGGGCCGCGCGTGATCGAGGCGATTGCCCGCGTCTGCTCAGCGGCCACGACGTAA
- a CDS encoding cytochrome P450, translating into MTTEHALTVPSPREAGCPFDVPRPYRQAAEEGPVVKAATLSGGECWMITRHEEVHAVLGDRRFSADALLPNFPLMTEELRKMVAESRKSTPEIDEQEHIRRRRMLTAEFKGKRVEALRPQIQSMVDGILDGMIADGGPVDLVSRFALPVPAAVICLLLGVPFEDHQFFKDRARQMLDFRVGPEAMMKARIELTEYMNKLTAEKQQQPDEALISTLLTKGELATDEVAGTALLLLLGGLETTSSMLSLSTLALLQHPEQLAQLRADSSLIKGAVEELLRYLTVVQNGLARVALEDVEIGGQLIKAGDGVLCMLSIANRDETVYPGGHELDLQRGARTHLSFGFGIHQCVGQTLARAELQIALETLLRRLPELRLTVPVEELRFRDSLGFYGVEELPVDW; encoded by the coding sequence GTGACCACCGAGCATGCCCTGACCGTGCCCTCCCCCCGCGAGGCCGGCTGCCCCTTCGACGTGCCGCGCCCGTACAGGCAGGCGGCGGAGGAGGGTCCCGTCGTGAAGGCCGCGACCTTGAGCGGCGGCGAGTGCTGGATGATCACCCGGCACGAGGAAGTGCACGCGGTCCTGGGCGACCGGCGGTTCAGCGCGGACGCACTGCTGCCCAACTTCCCCCTCATGACCGAGGAACTGCGCAAGATGGTCGCGGAGTCCCGCAAGTCGACCCCGGAGATCGACGAGCAGGAACACATCCGGCGTCGCCGGATGCTGACCGCGGAGTTCAAGGGCAAGCGGGTCGAAGCGCTGCGCCCGCAGATCCAGAGCATGGTCGACGGCATCCTGGACGGGATGATCGCGGACGGCGGCCCGGTGGACCTGGTGTCCCGGTTCGCGCTGCCCGTGCCGGCCGCGGTCATCTGCCTGCTGCTCGGCGTCCCCTTCGAGGACCACCAGTTCTTCAAGGACCGCGCCCGTCAGATGCTGGACTTCCGGGTCGGCCCCGAGGCGATGATGAAGGCCCGCATCGAGCTCACCGAGTACATGAACAAGCTCACGGCCGAGAAACAGCAGCAGCCGGACGAGGCGCTCATCAGCACCTTGCTGACCAAGGGAGAGCTGGCCACCGACGAAGTGGCGGGCACCGCACTGCTGTTGCTGCTCGGCGGTCTCGAGACGACCTCCAGCATGCTCAGCCTGTCCACCCTCGCCCTGTTGCAGCACCCCGAGCAACTGGCACAGCTGCGTGCCGACTCGTCCCTGATCAAGGGCGCCGTCGAGGAACTGCTGCGCTACCTCACGGTCGTGCAGAACGGCCTCGCACGCGTGGCCCTGGAGGACGTCGAGATCGGCGGGCAGCTGATCAAGGCGGGCGACGGCGTGCTGTGCATGCTCTCCATCGCCAACCGGGACGAGACGGTCTACCCCGGCGGCCACGAACTCGACCTGCAACGCGGCGCCCGCACCCATCTGAGCTTCGGCTTCGGTATCCACCAGTGCGTGGGTCAGACCCTGGCACGCGCCGAACTCCAGATCGCCCTGGAGACGCTGCTGCGCAGGCTGCCGGAGTTGCGGCTGACCGTCCCCGTCGAGGAACTGCGCTTCCGCGACTCCCTCGGGTTCTACGGCGTGGAGGAACTGCCCGTCGACTGGTGA
- a CDS encoding helix-turn-helix transcriptional regulator, with amino-acid sequence MVFTGRRLEKTRLHAAYSSVRTTGRSHVVVVEAAAGCGKSELLEEFAHRVEPLGPSLLQATAIAEERGTPLSVLRNLVNGAPFPDDVVRRFQTTSDATIRKISAEGRERARHDAAWYDLTRTFCGEVRALAQRTPVVVAVDDLHHADPDSVRQLVHLARHCRNVPLLLVLTRSPVGGPADRTVGDELFRQPNVERIQLPRLRLEDVVDILGHQSRPDTAVAERYLAVSGGNPLLLGALLEDTRAEPGSVGGAPDTGPRPGQAYGKAVLACLDRGGERTREVATGMAVLGEACTDELLSRLLDVSLVELAENLGALRGSGIVTGDAFQHPAVEAAVLESLEPSFRLDLHWRSARLLHASGAAAALAAEHLREAGRAEGAWAVGVLMEAADDALSADEVRRAVSYLELAHGAAADPLVRTDIKIKMGAATRRISAGEAELHVDDALRNLRADRLDPADARGLGAALLAHGRLEQAQALLGPGLLPAEGEAVLAVAGRRIAEPQEGAPGGGPYPAAALRARTGEATTDGPQLRRTGIPVLTRRAAPRPDRLTQRVADADGLLEANRLTDATFDLVLDALWTLLSLGALQRVRRWCDHFIHESATRGAPGWEAAFTAVRAEGALHGGNLAEVDRDARRCLTLLSGRHPAPLEASAVSHLVTVLVVRGKCKEAARQLSRPMADSLSGTIHWLDYLRARGLYYLATQQHHAALRDFHEVGRIAERWGADRPALLPWRTDIAQALLFLGEREQGLRLATEQLAMTEGDTPRIRGISLRMQGLASEGAARLDLLDRAVVELDRADDRLELARALFDLADAHRQARQSRQAAMTLRKARQVAKGCGMRPAPNRIGSSGGAPRGERIFAATPEQRDDWGHLSESERKVASLAAGGYTNREISVRLYITMSTVEQHLTRVYRKLKIRGREELLAAPRAYDFENSA; translated from the coding sequence ATGGTGTTTACTGGGCGACGTCTGGAAAAAACTCGACTGCACGCGGCCTATTCTTCGGTCCGGACCACCGGTAGATCCCATGTCGTGGTCGTCGAGGCGGCGGCGGGATGCGGCAAGAGCGAGCTGCTGGAAGAGTTCGCGCACCGCGTCGAACCTCTCGGCCCGAGCCTGCTGCAGGCCACCGCGATCGCCGAAGAGCGCGGCACCCCGCTGAGCGTGCTGCGGAATCTCGTCAACGGCGCGCCCTTCCCGGACGACGTGGTGCGCCGCTTCCAGACCACGAGCGATGCCACGATCCGGAAGATCTCGGCCGAGGGCCGGGAGCGGGCGCGGCATGACGCCGCCTGGTACGACCTGACGCGGACGTTCTGCGGCGAGGTACGGGCCCTGGCGCAGCGCACGCCCGTCGTGGTGGCTGTCGACGACCTCCACCACGCGGACCCCGACTCGGTGCGGCAGCTGGTCCACCTGGCCCGGCACTGCCGCAACGTCCCCCTGCTGCTGGTGCTCACGCGCTCGCCCGTCGGCGGCCCGGCCGACCGGACCGTCGGTGACGAGCTGTTCAGGCAGCCGAATGTCGAACGCATCCAGCTGCCCAGACTCCGCCTCGAGGACGTCGTCGACATCCTGGGCCACCAGAGCCGGCCGGACACCGCGGTGGCGGAACGCTACCTGGCGGTCAGCGGCGGCAATCCGCTGCTGCTCGGGGCGCTGCTGGAGGACACCCGCGCCGAGCCCGGCTCCGTGGGCGGCGCCCCGGACACCGGGCCCCGGCCGGGACAGGCGTACGGCAAGGCGGTCCTCGCCTGTCTGGACCGCGGCGGCGAGCGCACCCGCGAGGTGGCCACCGGCATGGCGGTGCTCGGCGAGGCATGCACCGACGAGCTGCTGTCCCGGCTCCTGGACGTCTCGCTGGTCGAACTCGCCGAGAACCTCGGAGCCCTGCGCGGCTCCGGAATCGTCACCGGGGACGCGTTCCAGCACCCGGCGGTCGAGGCGGCGGTGCTGGAATCCCTGGAGCCGTCCTTCCGGCTCGACCTGCACTGGCGCTCAGCGCGGCTGCTGCACGCCTCCGGCGCCGCGGCGGCCCTGGCCGCCGAGCACCTGCGGGAGGCCGGCCGGGCCGAGGGCGCCTGGGCCGTCGGGGTGCTCATGGAGGCCGCCGACGACGCACTGTCCGCCGACGAGGTGCGACGGGCCGTCTCCTACCTCGAACTGGCCCACGGCGCCGCCGCCGACCCGCTGGTGCGCACCGACATCAAGATCAAGATGGGCGCGGCCACCCGGCGGATCAGCGCCGGCGAGGCCGAACTCCATGTCGACGACGCCCTGCGGAACCTGCGGGCCGACCGGCTCGACCCCGCCGACGCGCGGGGTCTCGGCGCCGCGCTGCTCGCCCACGGCCGACTGGAGCAGGCACAGGCCCTGCTCGGCCCGGGGCTGCTGCCGGCCGAGGGCGAGGCCGTCCTGGCAGTGGCGGGGCGGCGGATCGCCGAGCCGCAGGAGGGCGCACCCGGCGGCGGACCCTACCCCGCGGCCGCGCTGCGGGCGCGGACCGGCGAGGCCACCACGGACGGCCCGCAGCTGCGCCGCACGGGCATCCCCGTCCTCACCCGGCGTGCCGCCCCCCGCCCCGACCGGCTCACCCAGCGCGTCGCGGACGCCGACGGGCTGCTGGAGGCCAACCGGCTGACCGACGCCACCTTCGACCTGGTCCTCGACGCCCTGTGGACGCTGCTGTCACTCGGCGCTCTCCAGCGGGTCCGGCGCTGGTGCGACCACTTCATACACGAGTCGGCGACGCGTGGCGCGCCGGGATGGGAGGCGGCCTTCACGGCCGTACGCGCCGAAGGAGCCCTGCACGGCGGCAACCTCGCCGAGGTGGACCGCGACGCGCGCCGCTGTCTGACGCTGCTGTCGGGACGGCACCCGGCGCCCCTGGAGGCCAGCGCGGTCTCACACCTGGTGACGGTCCTGGTGGTGCGGGGCAAGTGCAAGGAGGCGGCCCGGCAGCTGAGCCGGCCCATGGCGGACTCCCTGTCGGGCACCATCCACTGGCTCGACTACCTGCGCGCCCGGGGGCTCTACTACCTGGCCACCCAGCAGCATCACGCGGCGCTGCGGGACTTCCACGAGGTGGGCCGCATCGCCGAACGGTGGGGAGCCGACCGGCCCGCCCTGCTGCCGTGGCGCACCGACATCGCGCAGGCCCTGCTGTTCCTGGGGGAGCGGGAGCAGGGACTGAGGCTGGCCACCGAGCAGCTCGCCATGACCGAGGGTGACACCCCCCGCATCCGCGGCATCTCGCTGCGCATGCAGGGGCTCGCCTCGGAAGGCGCAGCCCGGCTGGACCTGCTGGACCGGGCCGTGGTGGAGCTGGACCGGGCGGACGACCGGCTGGAACTGGCCCGCGCCCTGTTCGACCTGGCGGACGCCCACCGCCAGGCCCGCCAGTCCCGGCAGGCGGCGATGACGCTGCGCAAGGCGCGGCAGGTGGCCAAGGGCTGCGGGATGCGACCGGCCCCCAACCGGATCGGTTCGTCCGGCGGCGCGCCCAGGGGGGAGCGCATCTTCGCGGCGACGCCCGAGCAACGCGACGACTGGGGGCATCTCAGCGAGTCGGAGCGCAAGGTGGCGAGCCTGGCGGCCGGCGGTTACACCAACCGTGAGATATCGGTGCGGCTTTACATCACCATGAGCACGGTTGAACAACATCTTACTCGTGTATACCGGAAGCTGAAGATAAGGGGGCGAGAGGAATTACTTGCCGCTCCCCGGGCTTACGATTTCGAAAACTCTGCATGA
- a CDS encoding helix-turn-helix transcriptional regulator, protein MVLGESSGFSEIVERAEEMSVLTRALANTECGEGRVVLVNSGPGVGRTTLLNEFLRQAADSGARVGAATGSSAETGMELGVAAQLFPSDGPLAAGLRLARAIGGGDGGGDGVLPPDADRLFEELCGEFRHGPVVLAVDDVQLADAASLRVLLYLVRRLRTAPVLIVLTEPTGPDAMSPAFQAELLRHPRCRRLRLQPLSPDGVTRMIAPYVDAADTARVAAEFHAVSGGNPLLLRGLVVDHRAARRADRQGQGATVQPVGSAAFAHAALAWAYRDKPVLFDVACGFAVLGRNATPALVACLVDRGADAVARVMTALDTAGLLDGTAFRSALVSKALLEHVDVEVRAGLHRRAAWLLHGDGVPAVDVAHHLLAAPVAEPWAGRTLIAAAEQAVRDGQEEFSLDCLRLAGQYATTEEDRAAVVMARVRIGWEIDPRLVSPWLDELGTALERGHVDSADAAWIVKHLAWQDRFPEAAQSLSVLAGRAGDEPGAQAELHLVRQWLRHTCPALDPDADPAASTAQATAPQPRRLSPASYAVEMLGRVLAEGPGDHAVAMAEEILRGCRFGETAVEALEAALLVLVYAEHPERALFWCEALLREAGDRPTGTQVAILSGIRAEAALRQGALQAAEQYAGRALEAISLHGWGVAIGSPLAALVRAATASGRTWEAGAWLNQDVPEGVFRTRHGLLYMHARGHYHLAVDRPAAALEDFLTCGALAKEWGMDMPAFLPWRTSAAQAHLALGNGGQARTLVREQLARPGGSTPRSRGVSLRLLAATSEIACRPALLRESVNLLESCGDRLELLRSLADLSDVQHRTGAPAKARMTARHARTVADTCGGDALFRRLFKEEASEGDDEPVPLAGDHHGSASLTAAERRVTALAALGHSNREIGRKLFITKSTVEQHLTRVYRKLGVRNRADLGDLLAGTNLAAQAQAMGRASSVAAG, encoded by the coding sequence GTGGTACTGGGAGAGTCCAGTGGCTTTTCGGAAATCGTAGAACGCGCCGAGGAAATGTCGGTGCTCACGCGGGCGCTGGCGAACACCGAGTGCGGCGAGGGCCGTGTGGTCCTGGTCAATTCGGGACCGGGGGTCGGTCGTACCACACTGCTCAACGAATTCCTGCGGCAGGCCGCCGACTCCGGGGCCCGGGTGGGCGCCGCCACCGGGTCGTCCGCGGAGACGGGGATGGAGCTCGGCGTCGCCGCACAGCTCTTCCCGTCCGATGGGCCGCTCGCGGCCGGGCTCCGTCTCGCCCGGGCGATCGGCGGCGGCGACGGCGGCGGCGACGGCGTCCTCCCGCCGGATGCCGACCGGCTGTTCGAGGAGCTGTGCGGGGAGTTCAGGCACGGACCCGTGGTGCTGGCGGTCGACGACGTCCAGCTCGCCGATGCCGCGTCACTGCGGGTCCTGCTCTACCTGGTGCGCCGGCTGCGCACCGCCCCGGTCCTGATCGTGCTCACCGAACCCACCGGCCCGGACGCGATGTCCCCGGCCTTCCAGGCGGAACTTCTGCGGCACCCGCGGTGCCGGCGCCTCCGGCTGCAGCCGCTGTCCCCGGACGGCGTCACCCGGATGATCGCGCCGTACGTGGACGCGGCCGACACCGCGCGGGTGGCGGCGGAGTTCCACGCCGTCAGTGGCGGCAACCCTCTTCTGCTGCGAGGGCTCGTGGTGGACCACAGGGCCGCGCGGCGAGCGGACCGGCAGGGCCAGGGGGCGACTGTCCAGCCCGTCGGCAGCGCGGCCTTCGCCCACGCCGCTCTCGCCTGGGCCTATCGGGACAAGCCCGTGCTCTTCGACGTCGCCTGCGGTTTCGCCGTACTCGGCAGGAACGCCACCCCGGCCCTGGTGGCCTGTCTGGTCGACCGGGGGGCCGACGCGGTGGCCCGGGTCATGACAGCGCTGGACACGGCGGGCTTGCTGGACGGCACGGCCTTCCGCAGTGCCCTCGTCAGCAAGGCGCTGCTGGAGCACGTGGACGTGGAGGTCCGGGCGGGACTGCACCGCCGCGCAGCCTGGCTGCTCCACGGCGACGGCGTACCCGCGGTCGACGTCGCGCACCATCTCCTCGCGGCCCCGGTGGCCGAGCCCTGGGCGGGCCGCACCCTGATCGCCGCGGCGGAGCAGGCCGTACGTGACGGGCAGGAGGAATTCAGCCTCGACTGTCTCCGGCTGGCCGGTCAGTACGCGACGACCGAGGAGGACCGCGCCGCCGTCGTCATGGCGCGGGTGCGGATCGGCTGGGAGATCGACCCCCGCCTGGTGAGCCCGTGGCTCGACGAACTCGGCACCGCGCTCGAGCGGGGCCACGTCGACAGTGCGGACGCCGCCTGGATCGTCAAACACCTCGCTTGGCAGGATCGCTTCCCGGAAGCGGCGCAGAGCCTCTCCGTCCTCGCCGGGCGCGCCGGTGACGAACCCGGGGCGCAGGCCGAACTCCACCTCGTCCGGCAGTGGTTGCGGCACACCTGCCCCGCGCTGGATCCGGACGCCGACCCCGCCGCGTCCACCGCGCAGGCCACCGCCCCGCAGCCCCGCCGGCTCAGCCCGGCCTCGTACGCCGTGGAGATGCTCGGCAGGGTCCTGGCCGAGGGGCCCGGCGACCACGCCGTCGCCATGGCCGAGGAGATCCTGCGCGGTTGCCGGTTCGGCGAGACGGCCGTGGAAGCCCTGGAAGCGGCGCTGCTGGTCCTCGTCTACGCCGAGCACCCCGAACGGGCGCTGTTCTGGTGTGAAGCGCTGCTGCGGGAGGCCGGCGACCGGCCGACCGGGACGCAGGTGGCGATCCTCTCCGGGATTCGCGCCGAAGCGGCCCTGCGACAGGGCGCGTTGCAGGCCGCCGAGCAGTACGCGGGCCGAGCCCTGGAGGCGATCTCCCTGCACGGCTGGGGCGTGGCCATCGGCTCCCCCCTGGCCGCCCTGGTACGGGCCGCCACGGCGTCGGGCAGGACCTGGGAGGCCGGTGCGTGGCTGAACCAGGACGTGCCCGAGGGCGTCTTCCGCACTCGTCACGGGCTGCTCTACATGCATGCGCGCGGCCACTACCACCTCGCGGTGGACCGGCCGGCGGCGGCCCTGGAGGACTTCCTGACCTGTGGTGCGCTCGCCAAGGAGTGGGGCATGGACATGCCCGCCTTTCTTCCCTGGCGTACCTCGGCCGCGCAGGCGCACCTGGCCCTGGGCAACGGCGGCCAGGCGCGGACGCTGGTGCGGGAGCAACTGGCACGGCCTGGGGGGAGCACCCCGAGATCCCGGGGTGTCTCGCTGCGACTCCTCGCGGCCACGAGTGAAATCGCCTGCCGCCCCGCTCTGTTGCGGGAGTCCGTGAACCTGCTGGAGAGCTGTGGCGACCGTCTGGAGCTGTTGCGCTCCCTGGCCGATCTCTCCGACGTCCAGCACCGGACCGGCGCACCCGCCAAGGCGCGGATGACCGCCCGCCATGCCCGGACCGTCGCCGACACCTGCGGAGGGGACGCGCTGTTCCGCAGGCTCTTCAAGGAAGAGGCATCCGAGGGCGACGACGAACCGGTGCCCCTGGCAGGCGACCACCACGGCTCGGCCAGCCTGACGGCCGCCGAGCGGCGGGTCACCGCCCTGGCCGCCCTGGGCCACTCCAACCGGGAGATCGGGCGCAAGCTGTTCATCACCAAGAGCACCGTGGAGCAGCACCTCACCCGGGTGTACCGGAAGCTCGGCGTGCGCAACCGGGCCGACCTCGGCGACCTGCTCGCCGGGACCAACCTCGCCGCCCAGGCCCAGGCCATGGGCAGGGCGAGCTCGGTCGCCGCCGGCTGA